One stretch of Podospora bellae-mahoneyi strain CBS 112042 chromosome 2, whole genome shotgun sequence DNA includes these proteins:
- a CDS encoding hypothetical protein (EggNog:ENOG503NXMM; COG:S) encodes MDDPPPMTAAHHHYAAPRGRQLGTIPEQHATTAGGPRTTDDLLVNLTPRAAVEAFQNPSGSLKTSIDAATPFEQAFAMRAAIASSNIADWLEDLSSWPWPKGGGSAGFEMPMAKRRRVSNGIDRADEDDQMYIGSLEVSQVVRYEKRIDEINKGLEKLDIEEIKTQVLRNHIMPLSRPGTPLLDSGRSVSSALSTLARMDDLTALLTATLMQALPNISKLTRLLSIWTFRLLVLRRIPVFLKSLADAEVALQSGWHAIGVKSTKTDAADTASSNGPPSGTNGVTVLSQKEHEVMKTVLERKVARTGRDLDAMLDLLEGQLDTLPEEWIDRVDSLEHEYGEWTVACEQKIREAELAELARTTPEPKTRRVASGDKSPIPPPTPESKAATDIAEPAVVEGGENSISEEFNTSASSRREYFPLFGMPEEPTKSEPRSQDGINNAPQDLSKRLGLPIKFDRPDWPAIKVHEPAEEYDTNPIRSSLDGTRKWSRFDGNGHLVSFDGLEEEKKDSTGLAGSSSEQDRVSDALDGTSGLDTTGTPSYRSEDEYELTDVSDDFVPQPDLPVLPRSRRASDSGTVVHEASLARFMDFSSDSLDQGTPERPRRRDVDLARSPAESYRSPSSPPALNRVANRSMSVSFNEEPMIRHLPSISSSPKTPNYNQSSLYDDEIPTQPNTPDKANGPDEKLQQQISDILQSVPAKIRLTSVLPSINLNPPDFKMPTARKMSNPNLKRSVSNMSLRSNGSRAGTPSFTLAPALGRTPRQRPKPGNPEIKLYHLSRSNGEAPIKLFIRCVGERGERVMVRVGGGWADLGEYLKEYASHHGRRSAVAETSKVEVRDIPRSATAMATRGDGTLGSTPPSRPTSSHRPMSSQATRNDDSPGQLKVRKVRRSSAAVGSETPLATVTGPGNRSNTPSTGGSRSSSRLSWPQAGEKDKEEEVVLGMAGPRAKQIEMSEESKQWVESVKQKVRLASGEKMLPAYPSGAPDLESRFGELGKVGATKRLFRKPGGL; translated from the coding sequence tcaccaccactacgCGGCACCGCGGGGACGCCAGCTCGGCACAATTCCGGAACAACACGCGACGACCGCCGGCGGACCACGGACAACCGACGATTTGCTTGTCAACCTGACACCACGAGCTGCCGTCGAAGCTTTCCAGAACCCCTCGGGCTCCCTCAAAACATCCATCGATGCCGCGACACCCTTCGAACAGGCCTTTGCCATGCGGGCCGCCATTGCCTCGAGCAACATTGCGGATTGGCTCGAAGACCTTTCCAGCTGGCCATGGCCCAAGGGAGGAGGTTCTGCCGGATTTGAGATGCCAATggcaaagaggaggagagtttCCAATGGAATTGACCGGGCGGACGAAGACGACCAGATGTACATTGGCAGCCTCGAGGTCTCTCAGGTGGTCCGGTACGAGAAGCGCATTGACGAGATCAACAAGGGTCTGGAGAAGCTCGACATTGAGGAGATCAAGACGCAGGTGCTACGCAACCACATCATGCCGCTCTCTAGACCGGGGACCCCGTTGTTGGACTCGGGCCGTTCCGTCTCATctgccctctccaccttggcAAGGATGGACGATCTCACGGCGCTGCTCACGGCCACCCTCATGCAAGCGCTGCCGAATATCTCCAAGCTCACCAGGTTGCTGAGCATCTGGACATTTCGCCTGCTTGTTTTGCGCAGGATTCCCGTCTTTTTGAAGTCGCTTGCTGATGCCGAAGTGGCGCTTCAGTCTGGGTGGCACGCGATTGGTGTCAAGTCTACGAAGACGGATGCTGCTGATACTGCCAGCTCGAACGGACCCCCCTCGGGCACTAATGGAGTCACGGTTCTTTCCCAGAAGGAGCACGAAGTGATGAAGACGGTGCTCGAGCGCAAGGTCGCCAGAACCGGCCGGGACTTGGATGCTATGCTGGACCTGCTTGAAGGGCAGCTGGACACACTTCCTGAGGAATGGATTGACCGGGTGGACTCGTTGGAGCATGAGTATGGCGAGTGGACTGTTGCATGCGAGCAGAAGATTAGAGAAGCTGAGCTGGCAGAGCTTGCGCGGACGACACCTGAGCCAAAAACTCGGCGGGTCGCTTCTGGAGACAAGAGTCCCATtcctcccccaacgccaGAGAGCAAGGCGGCCACAGACATTGCTGAGCCGgcggttgttgaggggggagagaaCAGCATCTCTGAAGAGTTCAACACTTCTGCCTCATCACGGCGAGAGTATTTCCCTTTATTTGGTATGCCAGAAGAACCAACAAAATCAGAGCCGCGCTCACAAGACGGCATCAACAACGCGCCACAGGACCTCAGCAAGCGACTGGGCCTACCCATCAAATTTGACCGACCGGATTGGCCAGCCATCAAGGTCCACGAACCAGCCGAGGAATacgacaccaaccccatccgTTCAAGTCTCGACGGGACCCGGAAATGGTCTCGGTTTGACGGAAATGGTCACCTGGTATCTTTTGATGGTCtagaggaagagaagaaggattcGACTGGCTTGGCTGGTTCCTCTTCTGAGCAGGACCGTGTTTCGGACGCGCTCGACGGTACGAGCGGACTAGACACGACAGGGACCCCGTCGTACCGCTCCGAGGACGAGTACGAACTGACGGATGTCTCGGATGACTTTGTGCCGCAGCCGGATCTGCCGGTATTGCCCCGTTCCAGGAGAGCAAGCGATTCCGGAACGGTGGTCCATGAGGCCAGCTTGGCTAGGTTCATGGATTTCTCGAGCGACAGCCTTGACCAAGGTACCCCTGAGCGCCCTCGGCGGCGCGACGTTGATCTTGCCAGAAGTCCCGCCGAGAGTTACCGATCACCGAGCTCTCCACCAGCTCTTAACCGCGTGGCTAATAGATCCATGTCGGTTAGCTTCAACGAGGAGCCCATGATCCGACATCTGCCCAGCATCTCGAGCTCTCCCAAGACGCCAAACTATAACCAGTCCTCGTtgtatgatgatgagattCCAACACAGCCCAATACCCCCGACAAGGCCAACGGCCCAGATGAGAAGCTTCAGCAGCAGATTAGCGACATTCTTCAATCGGTCCCAGCTAAGATCCGGTTGACCTCAGTACTGCCGTCgatcaacctcaacccacccGACTTCAAGATGCCTACGGCACGCAAGATGTCCAACCCTAACCTCAAACGCAGTGTTTCCAACATGTCCCTAAGATCCAACGGCTCGCGAGCTGGCACCCCTTCTTTCACTCTTGCACCCGCTCTTGGCCGCACTCCACGGCAACGGCCCAAGCCCGGCAACCCGGAAATCAAACTCTACCACCTGTCCCGTTCCAACGGCGAAGCACCCATCAAGCTCTTCATAAGATGTGTCGGCGAGCGCGGAGAGCGCGTCATGGTCCGGGTAGGCGGTGGCTGGGCAGATTTGGGCGAATACCTCAAAGAATATGCCAGCCATCACGGCCGACGATCCGCCGTGGCCGAGACAAGCAAGGTGGAAGTGAGGGACATTCCCAGATCTGCCACCGCCATGGCCACGCGCGGCGACGGCACCCTCGGGTCGACACCTCCCAGCAGACCAACATCTTCCCACAGACCGATGTCCTCCCAGGCGACCAGGAATGACGACTCCCCGGGTCAACTCAAGGTCCGCAAGGTGAGAAGATCCAGCGCAGCTGTCGGGAGTGAGACGCCACTGGCAACGGTGACGGGACCAGGCAATCGCAGCAACACGCCTTCGACTGGTGGATCGAGGTCGAGTTCTAGGTTGAGCTGGCCTCAGGCTGGGGAGAAGgataaggaggaggaggttgtgctTGGGATGGCGGGGCCGAGGGCGAAGCAGATTGAGATGAGCGAGGAGAGCAAGCAGTGGGTTGAGAGCGTGAAGCAGAAGGTTAGGCTTGCCAGTGGTGAGAAGATGTTGCCTGCTTATCCCTCTGGGGCGCCGGATTTGGAGAGCAGGTTTGGGGAGCTGGGGAAGGTTGGGGCGACGAAGAGGCTGTTTAGGAAGCCGGGTGGGCTTTGA